A window of Candidatus Gastranaerophilales bacterium contains these coding sequences:
- the bioB gene encoding biotin synthase BioB yields MVNEIKKYLKYYNMPLAELLDKAEKCTIENFGSRIELCSLISAKTGRCEENCKYCSQSSHYLTDIHTHPLVSIEEVIAAAKHARESGATRFAIVTSGKSPDKDFDKLLTMIKEINKIEGLTSCASIGIINEAQAKALKEAGLTRFHHNINTSESNYANICTTHSYQDRINTVKLVQKYGMEVCCGVIIGMGESLEQRIEAAIEIRDLGVECAPINILTPIRHTPLEHYGDKITEEDIIRTIATFRLIMPKIVLRYAGGRMDRLSEENRRLGIKAGINAVLIGNMLTTTGIKPQDDLITLKELGKKICSAI; encoded by the coding sequence ATGGTAAACGAAATAAAAAAATATTTAAAGTACTATAATATGCCTTTGGCTGAACTTCTTGACAAGGCGGAAAAATGTACAATAGAAAATTTTGGCAGCAGGATAGAACTGTGTTCTCTAATAAGTGCAAAAACGGGTAGATGTGAAGAAAACTGCAAATACTGCTCCCAAAGTTCACACTATCTGACCGATATCCATACACATCCGTTGGTAAGTATTGAAGAGGTTATTGCGGCAGCAAAACATGCAAGAGAGAGTGGCGCGACAAGGTTTGCAATAGTAACTTCGGGCAAATCACCCGACAAAGATTTTGATAAACTTCTCACGATGATAAAAGAAATCAATAAAATAGAAGGGCTGACAAGCTGTGCATCCATAGGGATAATAAACGAAGCCCAGGCAAAAGCGCTTAAAGAAGCAGGGTTAACAAGGTTTCACCACAATATAAATACGTCAGAGTCGAATTATGCCAATATCTGCACGACACACTCTTATCAAGACCGAATAAACACAGTCAAACTTGTCCAAAAATACGGTATGGAAGTTTGCTGCGGAGTTATTATAGGTATGGGGGAAAGCCTCGAGCAGCGTATAGAAGCCGCTATTGAAATAAGAGATTTAGGGGTTGAATGCGCGCCGATTAATATTCTTACACCTATAAGGCATACGCCGCTTGAACATTACGGGGATAAAATTACCGAAGAAGATATAATAAGAACTATAGCAACATTCAGGCTGATTATGCCCAAGATAGTTTTGCGCTACGCAGGCGGAAGGATGGACAGGCTATCGGAAGAAAACAGAAGACTCGGGATAAAAGCAGGAATAAACGCTGTTTTAATAGGTAATATGCTTACAACTACAGGCATAAAACCTCAAGATGATTTGATTACATTAAAAGAACTGGGGAAAAAAATATGTTCAGCTATTTAA
- a CDS encoding GNAT family N-acetyltransferase, whose amino-acid sequence MANIVIKVFDNFNDELKAKWDELYNPGAAYNLSFDWCRLWWENFCEYRKLSIIAIYDKRDDIKLIAPFYKNKNVLSLIGTRPLYFDECNILYKDKEFIPVLLDYIFENKLDINLEHVNARTDFANILTRYLCDKKIRHQALVSETKQIINTEFNPKHGELKNINRQKRYVENNLQDSVVFEYDVNKNSKVINEFIELHKSRWGLFNRKDNTQKYFEDLMRNFENVKLSRLSLKNDDITIAYELGIIDSGGKYWFLMSAYDRNYNKISPGKVLMYELTKYLLENSVLELDLGRGCEEYKGGYSNEENVLLFFNSQQFNSIANVYVQIVNLFDKIVKHLRGTY is encoded by the coding sequence GTGGCTAATATTGTAATAAAAGTTTTTGATAATTTTAACGATGAGCTAAAAGCTAAATGGGATGAGTTGTATAATCCCGGCGCAGCGTATAACCTTTCTTTTGACTGGTGCAGGTTGTGGTGGGAGAATTTTTGTGAATACAGAAAACTCAGTATTATCGCCATATATGACAAGAGGGATGATATAAAGTTAATTGCGCCTTTTTACAAAAATAAAAATGTCCTTTCCCTTATAGGGACACGCCCTTTATACTTTGATGAATGTAATATACTTTATAAAGATAAAGAATTCATCCCTGTTTTATTGGATTATATTTTTGAGAATAAGCTTGATATAAACTTGGAGCATGTAAATGCCCGGACAGATTTTGCAAATATTTTAACCCGCTATTTGTGCGATAAAAAGATAAGGCATCAAGCTTTGGTGAGTGAAACAAAACAGATTATAAATACAGAATTCAACCCTAAACACGGGGAACTGAAAAATATCAACCGCCAAAAACGCTACGTAGAAAACAACCTGCAAGACAGCGTTGTTTTTGAATATGATGTTAATAAAAACAGCAAGGTAATAAATGAATTTATTGAACTGCATAAATCAAGATGGGGCTTGTTCAACAGAAAAGATAATACGCAAAAATACTTTGAAGACTTAATGCGAAATTTTGAGAATGTGAAACTATCAAGATTGTCGTTGAAAAATGATGATATAACGATTGCTTATGAGCTTGGTATTATTGACAGCGGTGGGAAATATTGGTTTTTAATGTCAGCTTATGACAGGAATTACAATAAAATTTCACCCGGCAAGGTTCTTATGTATGAACTTACAAAATATTTGCTCGAAAACTCTGTTTTAGAACTGGACCTTGGCAGGGGCTGCGAAGAATACAAGGGTGGATATTCCAACGAGGAAAACGTTCTGCTGTTCTTTAATTCACAGCAATTTAACTCTATAGCAAATGTTTATGTACAGATAGTGAACCTTTTTGACAAAATCGTTAAACACTTGCGAGGCACGTATTAA